From the genome of Pseudomonadota bacterium:
AGGGATTACAACGCAGGATTCTTAAAACTGCTTTCATGGTACCCAGGATAATGCCATAGCGCCCAATGGCATCCAGGGCATACTGGGAACAGGAAGGAACAAAGCGACAGGAATGACCCATGCAGGGCGATATCAAAACCTGATAAATTTTTATGGGCAAACAATAAAG
Proteins encoded in this window:
- the yidD gene encoding membrane protein insertion efficiency factor YidD; this translates as MPIKIYQVLISPCMGHSCRFVPSCSQYALDAIGRYGIILGTMKAVLRILRCNPFFPGGIDPA